The nucleotide window CTGCCCGCGAGAACCGTGCCCTTGCTTTCGCCGATGCCGTAATAGCCGCGCAGGTCGCCGTAGAGCCGCGCGCCGCTGCCGGTGTCGTTGACGTTCAGGAAGGGCGTCGCCTCGGCGCCGATGTACCAGCCCGACTTGGGGTTCAGGTCGTTGTCACGCTTGTCCCACGTGAGCGACAGCGGCATCGTGAGCAGCAGGAACTCGCGGTAGCCGAGGTCGTCCTCGGTTTCCGAGTAGTTGAGCCCGAGCCCGAGCTCGCCGGTCAGGTCCTCGGTGAAGCGCCGGGTGAGGCCGGCGGTGAGGTCGATGCTGTTCGAAGTGTAGGTCGGCTCGTTCTCGCTCGCCAGTGCCGCCTGGAAGAAGGCGTCGGTGTCGGGCCCGAGCCGCGCGATGGCGGCGGGCACCTCGAGACGGGCGGTGATGCTCGCGTCGATCTCGCCGGTGTTGCCGGAGATGTCCGATACTTCGCCGTCGACACGGAAGCGCTCGGCGCCGCCCATGAAGTTGCGGTGCAGCCAGAAGCTGCTGAGCGTCAGCCCCTCGAGCGACGACAGCTCGGCGCCGAAGCCGAAGCGTCGCGGCTTGGCATCGACCACCCGCAGCTCCATGTCGAGCGTGCCGTCGGGGTTGGGCCGGTCGGCCTCGCGCACGGTGACGCTCGAGAAGGCGCCGGTGCTCGTCAGGCGGCGGGTCACGTCGTCGACCACGTCCGGGTCGAAGCGCTCTCCGGTGGGCAGCCCCGCGATGCGGCGCTGCGCGGCGGTGCGCACGGCGCTGTCGTTCACGGTGATGAGCCGCCCGAACCGCAGCTCGGGGCCGGGGGCGATGCCGATATCGACGTCGAGCTGCTGGGCGCGATGATTCGCGGTCACGTCCTGGTAAGCGAGGTCCGCCTTGGCGTGGCCCACCTGTCGCCAGCCGTCGATGGCTGCGTCCGCGGCCTCGCCCACCAGCCCGGCACGGGCCGTCGACCCGGAGGTGAAGTCCTCGGGCAGGGTCGTGTCCGGCGCGAGCGGCGCCACCCGTGTCGTGCCGAACTTGAACGACGGCCCCTTCACCACGGTAACCATGACCGTGTCGATCGTGTCCGGGGACGAAAGCAGCGGAATTTCCGAGGCTTCTCGCCCGTCGAGCGTGATGCTGATGGTGCCGCCGTAGTAACCGTTCGCGTAGAGCGTCTCGAGCAGGACGCCGTAGTCCGATAGCGCGGCGGCCAGCACGTCCTGCGTGCCGGTGCGGTCCTCGTCCTGCGCGGCACTGAGCGCGGAGTTGTTCTCGATCTGCGATCTCAGGTCCTCGTCCATGCCGGGGGTCGAGAAATTGAGATTGTCGAAGGCGGCCGCCGGCTGGGCGGCGAGGATGAGCGATATGCCGACAGTGGCGGGAACGCGCCAAATGGTCACTGAGCTGGTCCTTTCCTGCGCGGCAGGGGTGTTTGGCGCCGCGTCCTGCGTGCGTACAGACTATGGCAGCCATGGCAGCATGACCAGAGGTTAAGGCCGAATGGACGCGGCTGTTTCGGGCCTGTGATCGGGGGGCTGCAGACACCCCCGGCGGGAGGCGCGGCTTGCGCCGTGGCCGTCCCCTGACTATCCCGGAAGGAACCGGTGCCGCCGTGGCGCCGCCGGCTGGAACGCAAGGGGGAAGCCATGCCTGACATCATCGTGATCGGCGGCGGAATGGCCGGGGTCAGCGCCGCCGCCGCCCTGTCGGAGACAGCGGATGTGCTGCTGCTCGAGGCCGAACCCGGCACCGGGCGGCATTCCACCGCCCGCTCGGCGGCGATCTTCATCCGCAACTACGGAAACGCGGCGCTGCGGGCGCTGAACGACCGCTCGGCGGTGTTCTTCGAGACGCCCGACATCGAGGTCGACGCGCCGCTGCTGACCCCGCGCGGCGAGATGATGCTCGCCACCGAGGACCAGCTCGACCTGCTCGACGATTACATGGCCGGCAGCGCCGGGCTCGAGCGGCTCACCGGCCCCGAGGCCGAGGCGCTGGTGCCGATCCTGAAGCCGGGCCATGTCGCCGCGGCGGTCATCGAACGCGACGCCCGCGACATCGACGTGGAGACGATGATGCAGGGCTACCTCCGCCAGCTCCGCGCGCGCGGCGGCGAGGTCCGCGTCAAGGCGCCGGTCTCGTCGCTAAGACGCGAAGGCGGGGCCTGGCAGATCGTCGCCGGCGGCGAGACCCACGCCGCGCCGGTGGTTGTGAACGCCGCCGGGGCCTGGGCCGGCGAGATCGCCCGCATGGCCGGCGCGCAGCCGATCCCGATCCAGCCGCACCGGCGCTCTGCCGCCGTGTTGCCGGCGCCGGGAGGGCATGACGTGGACGGCTGGCCGCTCTTCGCCTCCATCGCCGAGGACTGGTACGCCAAGCCCATGGGCGGCCGGCTGATGGTCAGCCCGGCGGATGCCGATCCGGTGCCGCCGCAGGACGCCTGGGCCGACGACATGGTGCTGGCCGAGGGGCTGCACCGCTACGAATGTGCGGTGACCGAGCCGGTGACGCGGATGCTGTCGAACTGGGCCGGGCTGCGCAGCTTCGCGCCCGACAAGACTCCGGTCTGTGGCTTCGACGCCGGGGCCGAGGGCTTCTTCTGGCTCGCTGGGCAGGGTGGGCACGGCATCCAGACCGCGCCGGCGCTGGCCGAACTGACGGCGGCGCTCTGCGCCGGACGCCCGCCTGCGCTCGGCCCCGAGACCTGCGCGGCGCTGTCGCCCGCCCGCTTCGCCGGGGCCGACGCGTGAGCCGCGTCTATGTCACCGGCTCGTCCGGCGTTCTCGGCTTCGAACTGCTCGCCCATCTCACCGCGACGCTCGGCCCCGACGTGAGCGGCGTTGCGCGGCGGAGGCTGCCGCGCGGCGCGGGCCGGCTCGCGCAGATCGTCACGCCCGACGTGCTTTGGCCGGTCTGGCTGCCGCGCGACGCGCGGGGCGCCACGATCGTGCATTGCGCGGGCCTCGCCAGTCCGCGCGTGCCCTTCGAGTCCTACGCTGACCTCAGCCGCCGCGAGATCGAGCCGCAGGTGGGCTTTGCCGAGGCGCTGGTGGCGCGTGGCTGGTCGGGGCACATGGTCTATGTCTCGTCGGCCGGGGTCTACGGCGACACCGATGACCTTCCGATCGCGGAAAACGCGCCGCTCAACCCCAAGTCGTATTACGCGCTGCAGAAGATGGTGACCGAGCAGGCGCTGCTGCAACTCGCCAACCGTCACGGCTTTCGCCTGACGATCCTGCGGCTGGCCAATGCCTACGGCTCGCCGCTGGCCGGGCCGGGCTACGGCGTCGTGTCGATCCTGCTCGATGCGCTGCGGACGGGGCGTGAGTTCAAGCTCTTCGGGACCGGCGAGAGCCTGCGCGACTACATCCACGTCGCGGATTTCCGCACGGCGGTGGAGCAGGTGTGCACGCTGAAGCTGCCCGACCGCATCACCACGCTCAACCTCGGCACCGGGCAGGGCACCTCCCTCGCGCGGCTGGTGACGCTGGTGCAGGAAACGACCGGTCGGACTCTGGCTCTGCGCCGGGCACCGCTCGACAGCGAGCTGAAATCGAGCGTGCTCGACATCCGCAAGGCGCATCGGCTGCTCGGCTGGCAACCCCGCATCGGCATCGAGGACGGCTTGCGCCTGACCATCGAGGCCATGAGCCGGGTTGGGTGAGGCGAGCGTCCAACGGTTGGATTGATAACTCACCCTACAGGCGTTGCGCTGTGTGCGGAGCCGGGGATTGGACTGCGGGAGGCCTTCACCGCACGCGGGTCCGGGGGATCCGTCGTAGGTGGGTTTGCAACCCAGCATGTGGCCGGCCGTCCGGGCGCCGATCCCTTCGGCGATGATGGCCGCCCCGGTCCCGGAACGGCCTTTCGGCCACCTGTGATCTCGCAGGTCTTTCCCTATCGGATGCGGTCGCGGCCGAAGGCACCGTCAATGGCCTCGCGCGGCGGCGAAACGCATCCGTTTTGACGTGGACGACCGCGCCGGTCCCGGCGCAGCCGTCAGTCTTCCTCGAAGGGATCCCACTCGTCCTCGACCTCGGGCAGGGCTTCG belongs to Salipiger profundus and includes:
- a CDS encoding NAD-dependent epimerase/dehydratase family protein, with product MSRVYVTGSSGVLGFELLAHLTATLGPDVSGVARRRLPRGAGRLAQIVTPDVLWPVWLPRDARGATIVHCAGLASPRVPFESYADLSRREIEPQVGFAEALVARGWSGHMVYVSSAGVYGDTDDLPIAENAPLNPKSYYALQKMVTEQALLQLANRHGFRLTILRLANAYGSPLAGPGYGVVSILLDALRTGREFKLFGTGESLRDYIHVADFRTAVEQVCTLKLPDRITTLNLGTGQGTSLARLVTLVQETTGRTLALRRAPLDSELKSSVLDIRKAHRLLGWQPRIGIEDGLRLTIEAMSRVG
- a CDS encoding NAD(P)/FAD-dependent oxidoreductase; protein product: MPDIIVIGGGMAGVSAAAALSETADVLLLEAEPGTGRHSTARSAAIFIRNYGNAALRALNDRSAVFFETPDIEVDAPLLTPRGEMMLATEDQLDLLDDYMAGSAGLERLTGPEAEALVPILKPGHVAAAVIERDARDIDVETMMQGYLRQLRARGGEVRVKAPVSSLRREGGAWQIVAGGETHAAPVVVNAAGAWAGEIARMAGAQPIPIQPHRRSAAVLPAPGGHDVDGWPLFASIAEDWYAKPMGGRLMVSPADADPVPPQDAWADDMVLAEGLHRYECAVTEPVTRMLSNWAGLRSFAPDKTPVCGFDAGAEGFFWLAGQGGHGIQTAPALAELTAALCAGRPPALGPETCAALSPARFAGADA
- a CDS encoding autotransporter assembly complex protein TamA, with the protein product MTIWRVPATVGISLILAAQPAAAFDNLNFSTPGMDEDLRSQIENNSALSAAQDEDRTGTQDVLAAALSDYGVLLETLYANGYYGGTISITLDGREASEIPLLSSPDTIDTVMVTVVKGPSFKFGTTRVAPLAPDTTLPEDFTSGSTARAGLVGEAADAAIDGWRQVGHAKADLAYQDVTANHRAQQLDVDIGIAPGPELRFGRLITVNDSAVRTAAQRRIAGLPTGERFDPDVVDDVTRRLTSTGAFSSVTVREADRPNPDGTLDMELRVVDAKPRRFGFGAELSSLEGLTLSSFWLHRNFMGGAERFRVDGEVSDISGNTGEIDASITARLEVPAAIARLGPDTDAFFQAALASENEPTYTSNSIDLTAGLTRRFTEDLTGELGLGLNYSETEDDLGYREFLLLTMPLSLTWDKRDNDLNPKSGWYIGAEATPFLNVNDTGSGARLYGDLRGYYGIGESKGTVLAGRLQVGSVVGPELDETQPEFLFYSGGAGTVRGQPYQSLTVDLGNGDETGGRSFLGLSGELRQDIGESWGVVAFADAGYISAEATPGSGGEWQSGAGLGVRYQTGIGPIRLDVATPTGGDTGSGVQIYIGIGQAF